GAGGAAAATCTGACCCGGCTTGGGAATATTTCACTgtgaaatatgataaaaataacaaGGCACAATATACGTGTATTTTTTGTTTGAACACTTATAATGGAGGGGGGATATATAGGATGAAATATCATCTTGTGAAAATTCCTGGACAAATCAAAGTATGTAGCAAAGTAACTGAAGAAGTGGAACTTCAATTCAAAAGGATTCTgatggaaaacaagaaaaatgagatgGAGAAAAGAAAATTTGAGGAGGAGGCTTATGGTGGGGAAGCACATGCACAATAGGCTGAATCGCCTAACCCTATACGAGTTGTTGTTCCTACAACAACGAGAGACAAAGGAAAGAGAAGAGCTGTAGTAGCTACACAAATTGGAAGTTACTTTAAAGAAAGAACTACTCCAGGATCTCAACCGACTTTGAGAAGTGTTTTGGCTAGCAAGGAAATTGTGCACAAGGCTAAGTTGGGACTTGCCAAATGGATTGTTGATGCACGTATTCCTTTCAATGCAATTCAATCTCCTTACTTTCAACCTGCATTGGATGGTGTTGCTGCAATTGGACCTGGTTTTAAGGGACCGTCATATGATGAAATGAGAGTTCATTTGCTGGCTGATCTTAAGAGAGAGTGTCAGTTGCTGGTTGAAAAGTATAAGAGCTCATGAAAAAGCACGGGTTGTACACTGATGGCAGATGGGTGGATGATCAAAGGCAACGAACTTTAATTAACTTTCTAGTTTATTGTCCTGCTGGTATGTCATTTGTTAAGACTGTTGATGCTTCTGATGTGATAAAAACTGCTAATGCATTGTTTAATTTGTTTGCTGATGTTATTGAGTGGGTTGGGCCTAGTAACATTGTGCATGTGGTCACTGATAATGCTGCTAATTATGTATCTGCTGAAAAACTTATTCATGAAAAATACCCAAATATATTTTGGTCTCCCTGTGCTACCCATTGTATCAATCTTATATTGAAAGATATTGCAAGTATTCCTCATATATCTGACCTTGCTTCCCGTGCTTCAAAAGTGACTGTGTTTGTCTACAATCATATGATATTATTGTCTTggcttagaaaaagaaaaagttggaCAGAAATTGTTCGACCAGGAGTCACACGTTTTGCCACTGTTTTCATTACTTTGAAAAGTATATATGATCACAAGGTAGATTTGCAGACATTGATGGTAGACCAATATTTTACTTCTCATAAGTTATCCAAAAGTGCTAATGGAAAGATGGTTAGCTCAATTGTCTTGGACAATAAGTTTTGGCAAGACTGTCTTACCACTGTGAAAATTGTTGGTCCTCTTATTAAGTTGTTGAGGCTTGTTGATGCTGATGAAAAACCCTCTTTGGGAATTGTGTATGAAGACATGCAAAGAGCAAAAAAGGCTATCAAGACCATGTTCAGAAATCGGAAAGCTGCTTATACGCCATACACAAGTATCTTGAAAATGAGGTGGGATAAACATTTGAAGCGTGATCTCCATGCGGCAGCGTACTTTTTAAATCCGGGCATTTTCTACAGTGAGGGTTTTGTTGAGAAGGCAAATGTTTTGAGATctttacttgatttgcttgatgtTGAAACACTTTGTGATGACTCAGTTGCTGCAATGCAAGAGATACAGCTGTATCGAGATTGTAAAGAAagttttgggagggaaagtgctaAGAGAGCGGCATCAAGACTCGAACCTGGTAAGTTATTTGACTTATTTTATTTCATATCCAAGTTCAGTTTAGTTTCAAAGTTTATTATGTTGGGTGATAATTGGTAAACAGTAAAAAGTATTTGATTTTTATACCTACGTAGGTGAATGGTGGAGGCTACACGGTGGGAGTGCTCCTAATTTGTAAAAAATGGCAGttcgtcttcttcatcaaacctcTTCTTCATCTGGATGTGAGAGGAACTGGAGCCTTTTTGAACAAATCCATTCAAGGAGGAGGAACCGATTAGAGCATCAAAGGTTAAGTGACATTGTTTATGTCACTTATAACCTATGCCTTCAATCTAGGTTGCATCGAAAGAAGAGAAATTATGACCCAATTGACATTCAAAGCATTGACACAGTAGATTTTTGGGTAATGGCAGATGAGGATGATCCTGAATTTACTAATGGAGATGTTGAAGGCATTGAAAGTTTAATATACACTGATAATGCTATGCCTTCGTATCCTAATGGTGAGTGACATAGCAAACTTTATTTCCTTCCATAAAGATACATGTCGTTAACATTGATTTCTTATTgagttttctttctattttattagatGGTGGAGACATGGAAGTTGAAATGGATATGCCTGATGTTGTAATTGAATCCTCAAATACTTCTTTTGATGGTATCTCTGAAGATGCTGGCTTTGGATTACCTGTTTATGATGGAGATATCGGAACACTTAATGATGATTATGACTTCTGATGAGTAGTGTCTTTGTTTAGTTGAAGTATTGTTTGTTGAACATTGTTTCTTTTGGTTGCAAAACATTGTGTTTGTCATTTGTCATTTATGTGCGTTTTGAATATTGTCATTTGAAATTGTTTATGgccttttaataataaattatgtattgtttattttgtgaaattgttaaattttgaatcttataagtttaaaattattgaatttaacttttttaaattatgtcttcaatcttttataatttcactctatatataattaaatcGGTTCAATCACAATTAAATTATTGAACCATTAAATCAGTCACTTGACCGATTCAATAACGGGTCCAATTTTCGCAACCTTgataaatattctattaattcctAGTGGGATTCATTAAAAATACGTTCGGTttacgttttttattttttagtattttttatttttatttttagaatcgAACGCACTCTAATTTCGCGTCTTTGAAATTTGCGGTTTGCTAAATTTTACGCCGTGGTTTACCTATGAAATTGCAAAACATAAACTTCACCTCTTACTGTATACTATGGACTGCTTAGCTCAGCCAATTCAAGCTCATGCCAGAGTTTGAATTCGCAAAACTCAGAGACCAGAGATAGACTTCACAACCTCGATTGGTGCAACAATGGAGGAGATATCCAATTTTCCATTAAACCCAGAGCCCGCAGAAGAAGAAACCCTGCAGTCTCAGATGCAGGAATCTACTCCCGACCGTAAATCCATGCGAACAACCAAACCCGGCATCAAGCGCCTCATCCTCAGCCTCACAGTGCTCTTCTCATTCATTATAGGTTTCCCGTTCCTCTGGAAATCCATCGAAATCTACCGCGCTCCACTCCCCTTTGACCGAATCGAGTCCTTCTCCTCGCAATTGGAGTCCGATCCCTTACACTTCCCCTGCCGATTCCAAGCCATATTCGTCGGCTTTGACTTCTCCGCTTCTCGTGGCCTTGGTCCAAACGACGTCGCAGCAGCAATTACCCACAAGATGTCCCAACTGAACCCTAACTCCTTGCGATGCGGCAATTGCGGCGGCGGTGACTACGACGTCTCTGTGGTCATCGATTCAGGCTCCAGTTGCGCGCAGACGGAGGGTTCGGAAGCTCGGTGTCCGTTGAAGTGTGGTGAAGTTGTTTTTGGCGGGAAGTTGAGTGACGAAGATTTTGATGAGATGCTGAAGCGTTGTTTGGGGAATGTAGACGGTGGAGGGAAGGGCTATAGTGTTGTGGTTTTTAATGGGGACAAGGAGGAAGGGGAAGTGAGGGCTGTGGTGGGTAAGTACCGGCATGCGTGGGTACTCGGCCACGTTTCGGAGGATGAGGCGGTTTCAAGGACAGCTGAGATCTTTGCCAGGGTGTTTATGAATGGCGGGAATGAAGGGAATTCGATTCGCAGTGAGTTCATGCCGGTTGGTGCTGATGGCAGGATTGTTCTTTCCTTCAGTTTGCTCAATGCAGAGCCACAAGATTGGATATATGATTGGTATGGATTGTGAAATTGAGACTCCATTTCAGTGTTGTTTTAATGAGGttgttttatttcaattttttttttctttcaaaaactaGCTATTGATGTTTTTTATAAATAGGAATTAATGTTCCATTTACTGACAGTGTAAAGAGTCACTGTCAGCAAATGAAAATACAATTAAGTGTCAGATTAGTATACCCTTTACAATAGTACCCATCATGATTTCTCACTTGCAATTTGATTGATTGGATAGTGTAAAACTTTTTAcattgcagagcatagaaattcaTCTTAGATGGATGATAAGTATTTATTTTGCTATGCTGTATCTAGATATGTTATTTATAAGTTAGGCACTCAGAATTCACATGTTTTAAGTGGTGACATAGAGGCTTTAACAGTTATTCTAGATCGTTGTTGAACTGTTCTTTTGCTTTTATATGTGTTGTCATGAATATTATTAGCTTAGTTTTCTTTGAAAGAGTTTCATCCTGAAGTTTCTGTGGTGATCTTAATATAGGAGTTTTCATGAAATTGACAAGACTCTGTTGCAACCTGTGATCCAAGCTTTGCAACCTATAGCAAACATAACGGTTGAAAGCCAGGTATAGCCTTTTATACATTTGATGGTTAAAAAGTCGTGGCATTGTTTAGATTTGAATGATTTTATTGTTCCTAATTGGCAGGTTTTATACTACACGCCAAAGTCTTCCTTTTCGTACTGGGATGATATACATGGAAGCCACATATTCAGTACCAAGGATCTTCCTTTCTTTGTATACATTCTCTTTGGTCTTGACTTATTTATAGTTTGTAGCAAATTTACCATTATTTAGTTCTAACTTTTAGACCCTTTCTACTTTTGTATCATTGGATAGATGATGTGCCTTTCTAcccaaaaatatttgatttgttggCATAATTAGTGATTATCAGATAAAGTCACAGCGCTTTGATCATTTAGAAGTTCGTTTGTCTATTGAGTTATGCATATGTCTTTTGTAGAGATGGTTCAACTTACGTGAGTTCTTTATCACTGCTAATGCATTAGAAAGTATATGCAGAACCTTGCaatttttcttgtagtatttACTTAATATCTATCTGAGATACAACAATAATAAATTTGGTGATGTATTTGATGTAAATATTTTGATGTTGAACAGCTTAATTCAAATGAGTGGCATCTAGATACTTCAGTTGCAGCAGGAGGGAGATCTAAAGTATTGCAACTTGTGGTGTATACTCTTCAGCTCAATCCTAGATTTATTTACTTCTTTTCATAATCTAAGAATTCGtttcttcttttacttttgaTAGCCTTCCTAGTGCTAGCATTAAATGgaaaaaattgaaatttcttCTGTCTCATTGTCTCTACTGCTATTACAATTCTCTATTGTGATTAGTTTGTTGATTCTGATCTGCGTTTAGACAGAGCTTACATTAAATGTTTCCTTGTATATAATGGCAGGTATATACCATCTGCAAAGGAATGTCCTCTGCAATTGGAGCTTCCAAATGGAGATCTCTCTAAGACTAATGGCTTTATATCTCCTGTTATTCATCTCACCTTCAAAATTTCCTTACTTTATCATTTTGTAATATTACATGTCTTATAAAATTCCAAATTTGTGATTGTTATGAAGAGCCTATTTTGGAATATTGCAGATGTGGGGTggtgttgttgtatggaatcccgAAAGTTGTGTAAAGGATTTGGAGAGTAAAGATCCAGACAGACGTGTGATTTCACCCCAGGTTTTCCTTTTAGTTTGTTAACACTCATTAATCAAAATCTTAAATTATATACATCGAAAGTAACccaatttttggaaaattttattcTGTTTATTTTCAACCCAGTGTAATAAGTTCTCATTAACAAATAATTGATATATCTGAGCCATTACAATTCAGCAATTATTTTAaagcacttttatttatgttCTGGTTTAGATAGAGAATATTATGCTATTTGTTTATGCTGGTATACATAGATATCATAAGTTCAGTTTCTAAACATGGAAACATGCATATTATGAACAGAATCTCCAGAAGCTTTTTGAAGTTCTAATGGGGCAGTTGCGGCAACTCCTTGGTCTCAAGTCTGATAACCTATATGTTGGTCAATCAGGGGCATACATCCTCCTAGGGAGTGAAAGAGGTTTTACAGAATGGTAAGAGTAATAATCCTTTTTGTATTCTTTAGAAAACATTAATTACATGTTTTGAATAGGAATTTTCTTTGACCtgttaaaattattttggaagcTTGATAGTGCTATGTGTCCTAAATTGCATGTCACAAGCTCCTAAATGGACATATATATTAAAAGGGGGAATCTCATTCAATTAAAGAAATTTATAATTCATTATGTATCCTTTAGGTTCTGCTCTAATAATACAATTCTTCGAGGCATAACAAATTCATTTCCTTTGTTTTATGGGAAATATTTCCGAGTTATATTGTCTGTATTCTCTGGTGTATCTTCTtggaaatattttaaaatttgtttctttcttttaatgGAAAAAGCATTTTCTGAAATGTAATTTCCTACACCTGATATAAGCCATATAACAGTCAAAGGAAAGTGTTCTCTCTGGGTGTGGAAAATACGATTTCTCCTTTTCTTAACAAGCTGgtgtttaaaaatttagaaaatgcgTTGCTTCctaatttctataaaaatcttTCATCTGAAAACAACTTTAGGAAATATGCTTACATGAAATCCTTTTTCTGGAGGCAAATTTGTACCTATATCATTTGCCAATATAAACTTGTTGTCAAGTAATTATCAATAAAACAAGGATAGTTTTCTCCTTTGATTTGTTCCATAAAATAGCTGCAGTAAATTTACCTCTCAATTTCAACTTTCAAGGAAAACAACAGTGGATGGTGGGTGGTGAAAATCGACATGAGAAGAACTTAAATATACTCTAGAGATGAGAATGTTGCTATGCGTTAGTGGAACACTAAATGTAATAGCTTTTGGAATGAATGATATGGGAGAAAGTTGGAGAAACCTCTATTGGAAGGAAGAATATTGCCATAGATAGCTTGGTCATACGATGTAAAAAAGACATAGAATCCTCACTAAATGGAATACATCCGATAGAGAATAGCAGGTAGGTTTAGAGGGAGAGCAACAAGAACTATATATATGATCATATGAAACCAGGAAAACTAAACTTGTTTGGGTTTAAAGATTATTTTCTGtattccttttctatttttttttagttaaaactcCATATTATTTTCAACATATCAAAAAATTCTAGTAGTGTCTTTATATTTATGTGGCTTTTGATCGGAAGCAATGTCATCATTTGATCAGTGTTCATCTGCACCTTAAAGAAAAAACACTTGGCTGTTATTGGTGGTGAGGTTTAGGAGTATGAAGCGATCCTCATCGAtgtttttgttatttgtttttgttttcctgCATTTTAATACAGCTATACTCATTCTATACTGTTGTCAGTCTGTGATAATACATAGTTTCTATTCATTCTGATTTACTGGTACTGCCGTACCTCTCTAACACTTTTAATATGTTCCCATTGAAGTTAACTAAATGCATTTTCATCCTTGTTTCTTATCTCACTGAAATTGACTCTTATCTTCTTTGGATGATATAAGTagaatttgtatatttatttatatattcattTATATCAAAGgcatttattactattattattagtatttcttttgtttaaaaaaaaaatattccttAATAATTAAACTGCAGTGAATATAATTTTTGTCAGTGGATTTTATGTAGGGAGTTGGATGTTTTGTCAGGGAAGCATGTATGCTTTAATTTACATTCATGTGCGACGACACTTGGATCTCTTTCCAGATTGGTATATTTATCAGTTATCAGCTGAgtgtctttaaattttaaaatggcTATTCTTTGCTAAATGCTTTTCAATCTGAAATTCCATTTCTACGCAGGTTCAATCATTGCCAAGAATGATTATCATTGATGAAATTGGAAAACAGGTGATTGTAAATGTTTCTTGGTTGTTGTAGATTGGATTATGTGTTTTTAACATGGACTATGATGTCAACCACATTCCATTGGTTGAAATGTCCTGTGTTTAGTGCATATAGCATAATTCATTTTTCCCCATTTCACATCTAAATATCTTATGTTTATAATATTGAATTTCAGATTTTTGCTGGAAACTCTGTCTAATattttcttttgtatatattcTCTGTAcgttaacttttaatttttaaaatatggatATTAAATTCTTTACCTCCTGAATGTTATGTGTTGATGAGCAGGTGAAGTTTTCTCTGGAAGCTGCAAAGTTTGCTCAAAGTTATGCATCTACTGGAATTTATAATGCATCTGCTGGTATCTTTCCTTTAagcttatttcaatttttaaaaggtTATTAGTGGCGTTGATGAAGATATTTAGGCTGCTGTTTGTTACTAAAATATGaccaatctcttttcttgtcaGTATCATCAAGGCAAGCAAGATCTCTGGTGGAGAATGCCTTTTTCCATCCTTCAATTATGTCTATCAGCTACTATTCGTTTGAGCATTGTTTTGCCATCTATTCGGTTAGTTCTTTTAGCCTGGTATATGTAGATCAATACTTGATGTTTGCATCATTCAATCGTTTGAATGCACTTGTTTCCGGTGGCAGATCTTGGGAAAAAAATTAGGAGGTCCAAATATATAATTAggtatacaacaacaacaaagccttgtcccactaagtgagGTCGGCTACATAAATCAAATGACGCTATTGTGTTCTGTCATGTattatgtctacagagagaccgtttacatgtagatcttgtttgaccacctcatggatggtttTCTTAGGTCTTTCTCTGTCTTTCGTCCTTTGTCCATCTTcaatctcatccaccctcctgactggatgttctattaATCTTCTTCTCACAtatccaaaccacctgagacgtgaTTCAactatcttttccacaatgggtgctactccaactctctcccttatatcttcattccttattttatccaatcgcgtatgaccactcatccatctcaacatcttcatctctcccacactcagcttatgttcgtacTCTCCTTTAGCCGCctaacactccgtaccatacagcatagccggtcttataatggtgcgatagaatttacctgtAAGTTTTAGAGGcattttttgtcgcatataaaaccagatgtactccaccattttgaccaacctgcttggatcctatgatttacatcctgttcaatctatccattatcctgtatgatgcacccaagatactcaaaacttttaatttttcgtaggatgttttctccaatcttcacctctatattggagtttttcCTTCTCGAACTGAACTtgcattccatatattccgtcttgctacggtttatgcgcagaccatacacttctaaagtttctctccataactccaacttcttatttaggtcttcccttgacttttccataaggacgatatcatcggcaaaaagcatgcaccatggcacaagcTCTTGAATGTGCTCTATGAGTACtttcaagactaatgtgaaaaggtccTTGACTcttccataaggacgatatcatcggcaaaaagcatgcaccatggcacaggctcttggatgtgctctgagtacttccaagactaatgtgaaaatgtaTGGACTTAAGAATGATCCCTAGTgctcctataccaatagggaattcctctgtcacaccaccttgagtcttcacactagttgtgccccatcatacatgttttTAATTGctcgaatatatgcgatccttactcttcTCTTTTTTAAAACCTTCCATGAGACCTCCTTTGATACcttatcatacgctttttccaaatcaataaacaccatatgtagatccccttttattactacgatacctctccatcatccttcttaataggtatatcgcttcagtggtagatctgcctggcataaatccaaattggttctctgttacttgtgtctcttttctcaacttcCGTTCTATCAtcatttcccataacttcatagtatgactcataagtttaatccctctatagttttcgcaactttgtatatccccttaTTCTTGTATATAGGTACCAAGGTActttttctccactcatcaggtaTCTTCTTTGactttaaaatctcattaaaaagtttggttaaccagttgatgcatttttctccaagacccttctaaacctcaatcgggatattattaGGTCCTACTgctctgccatttttcatctgctttagagcctcttttacctagAATTCTCGAATCCTTTGATAGTAGTCAAAGTCTTGATTTTCtttccttgtgcataatcgaccaagactcggaagagtcttctgttcctcattaaataactggtaga
The sequence above is drawn from the Arachis hypogaea cultivar Tifrunner chromosome 4, arahy.Tifrunner.gnm2.J5K5, whole genome shotgun sequence genome and encodes:
- the LOC112794899 gene encoding uncharacterized protein, with the translated sequence MKKHGLYTDGRWVDDQRQRTLINFLVYCPAGMSFVKTVDASDVIKTANALFNLFADVIEWVGPSNIVHVVTDNAANYVSAEKLIHEKYPNIFWSPCATHCINLILKDIASIPHISDLASRASKVTVFVYNHMILLSWLRKRKSWTEIVRPGVTRFATVFITLKSIYDHKVDLQTLMVDQYFTSHKLSKSANGKMVSSIVLDNKFWQDCLTTVKIVGPLIKLLRLVDADEKPSLGIVYEDMQRAKKAIKTMFRNRKAAYTPYTSILKMRWDKHLKRDLHAAAYFLNPGIFYSEGFVEKANVLRSLLDLLDVETLCDDSVAAMQEIQLYRDCKESFGRESAKRAASRLEPVRLLHQTSSSSGCERNWSLFEQIHSRRRNRLEHQRLSDIVYVTYNLCLQSRLHRKKRNYDPIDIQSIDTVDFWVMADEDDPEFTNGDVEGIESLIYTDNAMPSYPNDGGDMEVEMDMPDVVIESSNTSFDGISEDAGFGLPVYDGDIGTLNDDYDF
- the LOC112796804 gene encoding uncharacterized protein, whose amino-acid sequence is MEEISNFPLNPEPAEEETLQSQMQESTPDRKSMRTTKPGIKRLILSLTVLFSFIIGFPFLWKSIEIYRAPLPFDRIESFSSQLESDPLHFPCRFQAIFVGFDFSASRGLGPNDVAAAITHKMSQLNPNSLRCGNCGGGDYDVSVVIDSGSSCAQTEGSEARCPLKCGEVVFGGKLSDEDFDEMLKRCLGNVDGGGKGYSVVVFNGDKEEGEVRAVVGKYRHAWVLGHVSEDEAVSRTAEIFARVFMNGGNEGNSIRSEFMPVGADGRIVLSFSLLNAEPQDWIYDWSFHEIDKTLLQPVIQALQPIANITVESQVLYYTPKSSFSYWDDIHGSHIFSTKDLPFFLNSNEWHLDTSVAAGGRSKVLQLVVYIPSAKECPLQLELPNGDLSKTNGFISPMWGGVVVWNPESCVKDLESKDPDRRVISPQNLQKLFEVLMGQLRQLLGLKSDNLYVGQSGAYILLGSERGFTEWELDVLSGKHVCFNLHSCATTLGSLSRLVQSLPRMIIIDEIGKQVKFSLEAAKFAQSYASTGIYNASAVSSRQARSLVENAFFHPSIMSISYYSFEHCFAIYSPFFLPVTMHVILAALREWKRYKQENRKYLAWKAKERIVS